Below is a genomic region from Sebastes umbrosus isolate fSebUmb1 chromosome 20, fSebUmb1.pri, whole genome shotgun sequence.
aatacttgacaaatctccctttaaggtacattttgaatggatacaaaatgtgcaattaattacgattaaatattttaatcgatcaaCAGCCCTAATTTTCAATCAGAAAGCATTCCCATGTGTGTCTTTTGAGGCCTCACCAGCTCCGTCTTGCACCAGGTGATACAGTTGCTGGGAATGCTGCAGAAGTTACATCCTCCGGGGACTTTGACCTTGCCGCCCTCTGTGCACTGCTTTTCATGCTCTGGAGTCATCACCCTCAGGAGACAATCTGAGAAATACTGCTCCGACCCCACCttcacatacacactgacaCAGACTATTATAAACACACAGTTATTACAAAGCTAAAACTTACAGCATCTTAAATTTGTCTGTTTACCCTTCAAAGTGTCCTGCAAGAGGGAGGGGGACCCTGCCGCCACGGTCGAGGGCATTAGTAATATTGACTATTTCCAAGGCCtcagtgtcccacattttcTGTAAGTCCTGCTTTATCTCATCCTGAACAGCAGAGGGCAGCACCTTCTCAATCTCCCTCAGCTTGAGGAAGAACTCTGCTTGATAGGGCAGCATCTTCTCTGTGAGAGACAGCCAGCAGTGATGTCAGTATTTCACTCCCTGATTTAATGTTTGTGATCATCATTTAAATCAATCGTACCTGCAGTGGCTTTGATTACAAGTATGTGTCTGGCTGCTTCATAGCTCCGCTTGTTGATGGCGTAGATCTGTCAGAGAAAGAATGAGAATTTATTACTATTATGAATAgttttcagattactttttcTTTCCATCAACCTGCCTTGTTTACTTCTGCATTAGTTATAGATGTcgtacatttcccataatgcctaAATAGCAAcatagctttatttatatatcatgtAGAGACACGCTGAGAACACCTGATGATGTGAGGCTTGATGTCTGTTGACCATAAAACACTTTATTgaaggaaaaaatatgaatattttcagtgatatacAGGCATAAATAGACTTTTACTGAAAACAATCACATTTTCAGTGATGATGTAGCTGGTGTGACAGACACTAGTATGTTGCTCTCTGTAGAAGTCTGATTTAAAAGACGTGCAGTCAATAATTTATCAATGAAATCATCTCTTAGGTGCTTAAAAATTATGACAAATTGATCATAGAGTAATGCAAACACACCTGTAGTTGTAGACGCGTCAACTTTAGCAACTGAACTAAACATTCTGACCAATTTAACATTATTCAACCGTTTGAAACAAGTTGATAGGAGAGCAATGTTTGGGGAGCTCTGATAGACAGATAGACTCGTAGTTTATCTCAGCTAGACATTTGACTTTCTCTAtcattttccatgtgttttcaATGACTGGAGAAttggtaaaatgtttttttccaggaCTATGGGAACCCTGTTTATAAATTGGCAAAAGGAGAAGTCAGACGCTGAGTTTGTGCTAAAAAAATAGAGCATGCATATTGGGTGAGGacagtttaaaggtgcagtgtaaAGGATTTggcggcacggtggtgcagtggttagcacagcaagagggtcacaAGTTCAAGACCCGACTTGGGACCTTCTGTGTTCTGTTTTGCATGTCCTCtccgtgttagtgtgggttttctccggattctctggtttcctcccattCTAAATTGCCCGTAAGTGTGCATTTGAGCGTGAATGGTCGTCTGTGTCTATGTTTCAGCCCTGTGATactctggcgacctgtccagggtgtaccccgccttctcccaatgtcagctgagttcggctccagccccccccgcgaccctgaataggataagcgattacagtaaaagttttttttatctagtggtgaagttgcagattgcaaccaactgaaacttgtgccgagcgtgtaggagagctacggtggccgatgcgaaaACGTGAATACGTggctctatctagagccagtgtttggtttgtccgttctgggctactgtagaaacatgttggccggctccgtgaagaggacccgttctctatgtagatataaacggctcaatCTAAtgcaacgattcttattttcatgtgattatgcactaaataaaacatacttattaatatcatattccatttctgccaatagatccccctaaatacaGCACACCGtcctttaaaaggtgctaaacaaagacaaaactgaaccAAATCAACCTGGACTCCACAGGGTAAACCCCAGAAAAGAGTTTGTTAATATAAGGAGTGTTTTGAATCAGATGTAGAGCTGTACTCTGTGGTTACATCTGAAATGTTTTCCAGCTATAATTCATTCTGTTTGATTGAGATAAAAGTGCCACTTCAGAAATGTGtaatctcttcttcttcaaagACATGTTTCTTCCTGATTTTTTAATGTTGGTTCAAAAATGACACCTCTAGAGAAAAACCCAAAGATTTTTGTCTCCGAGGGTCTGACAGGAGAACCTGACATTTACCACCGACGTGTCAGACAGCTGCATACTTCTCAGATTTGTCTGATcttatctacagtatgtttggCCCATTATCTACAGGAACAGCAAAATGTTAGAATATATACAACTAAATGAGGCCAGAAATGTCACATGCAGCATACTGACAGTGTTTTACGATGACTTCATACCTCAATTATACTTTTTCCTGGAGACATTGGCGTGCCGTAGAGGAAGCCATTATCGTAGGGGTGCCTTTGGGTGAAGCGAAGCCACTCTGGGAGGTCTGGGAAATTCTGCCTGTTGCACTTGAAAATCATGGGGTCATCGTACAAGCGGCCAGCtttataacacacacaaaagagggCAATAAGAAAATCTACATATCTTGTTTATTGATGACAAAAGAGGGGATTATGATCTTACCGTAGAGTTTTGACAAAGGCTCAAAGTCATTCTGGAAAGTCTCTCTCAGCACCTCATATGTAAATAACTTCCCCACAGGAATGGTAACTTTGATCTCTGCATCGGCCTCAAACAAAGTGACAGCACAAACTGTGTAGaagtataaaaaacaacaacaccaaagGAGTAAATATGACAACACACAACCCCTGATGTTGAAAAGTTAAAGTCCTATAATCCTCGACAGCTGAAATCAGGACTAAATGTCAATAACAGACCTGATGACTGGAAAACAGGCTTTCCAGAGTTGTCATAGTTCATTAAGTTAAATTATTTCAGCAATAAACTTGCCTGTTATAAAGAAGAGCCAGCTCCCGCAGCCTGCCATCTTGCTTGGGCCTGTGATTGACAGAGCCAAGCGGAGAGGGGTTTGGTCACAGCTCAACACATGTCAGAGCTATTTCTGCCTCGCTCACCTCATAACATCCGGAGGGGcgtctgtgaatgtgtgagcGTGGGTTAAATACAGATATGGTGATATAAAATCATATACTTAAGTTACTTTAGGCATGATTTCTACATGCTTaagtacttaagtataattctgaggtactttacttgagtatttccattttctgctattttatacttctactctgctacatttcagagggaaatattgtacttgttACTCCACTAAATTCATCTGATGGCGAAAGTTTGtagattacatttttacatactGAACATgtgatgaacaaataaaatagacCCAATAATATAGAAAGCAATCAAAAATGAACTCTGCCGATCAGCCACAACATTACACTTTTActactataatatactgtagataggCCAATAATATCACTGTGTAAGGGGCCATTCTGCCTAGTgtgtaattttacttttaattggTATAATACTTGTATAtttctgataatacttctgtacctTTACTTGTGTAAATGTTCTGAGCTGGCCAATATCTATACATTTCTAATTAATAATGAGATTATTAGACGTTTCTGGTTGTTTTAAACTTTTTTGTGACAAAAAAAGGAGTAACTTTTTTGGTTTTATTCCATGTTCCTTTTCAGTTGAACTATtgggaaataaattaaattaaattaaaaataaataaaataaataaaataaataaaataaataaaataaataaaataaataaaataaataaaataaataataattaaaattaattgtgtATCaaggataaataaaataaaataagatcaactttattgatcccacgCAGGATAAAGTATGAAGTATGAGCAGCAAAAAGAAGTATTACAACCAATGCATAGTATAGATAAGTAaccttatttatgtatttgattttagcttattttcattaatgtaaTTTTACTCTTTTTAAATCCTATCTATATGTGTCTTTTCATATTgctctgtattttattttagatcTTGTCTTGACAAAATACATATACGCCATAGAAAATACTAACTACATGTACTTACATATTCAGAtacaaaatatcacaaataagtgacaaaatttaataaaatttaaaatatatttatgtatatatatatatattatatatttatttaaaatatttattcttaagtgctttatttattaattaaacttgttttttaaaaagtgataaatacataaagtttatttttattactaataattaacAAGTTGCAATATATGATTTAACAGAGTGCAGAATTAAGTTATTTTCACTTTATATTTTGAAGGGATGTGTTTACTCTTTATTTACTGGAAAGATAAGTTAATGTAAAGGGGGaaactgttttaaaacaatatgttttttcaCTGAGTCAAGGACAGAGCATTACTTCTCTATGCTAAGCCCACAATAACACACTGTCATGTGAAAGCTATAGCTAGATGTCACTGCTGCCTCACTGGAAAGTGATGTACATCCTGTTTGAAAGCACTACAGTCTTTTCAGGCAATATGTCCTTCAGACTATAGAGCTTCAGCTGCTGTGAGATAAAGTAGATAATATGATAAAAGGGAAAGTGGAGGACTGTTTTGAAAATAAGTCTTCATAATGTGTGAAACAGCTGCATCAATGTGTTGCAGCCTTGCAGATAAATCAGCCACCAGGTTCAAACCAAAAAGGGAAATGCTTTGTCTACCTTCAGagataatgtttaatgtttctaTCAGCACAGATGCAGAATGCAGGAAGCAACAATAAGCCCTGCACATAACGGATGTGTTATTGGCCATGGAGGTCTGACGTGATTGAGCTCTTACTGAGTCCTAATGCTAGTCCTGTTCTCggtgtatgggtacccacaagtctcccctttacagacatgcccactttatgataatcacatgcagtttggggcaagtcatagtcaagtcagcacactgacacactgacagctgttgttgcctgttgggccgcagtttgccatgttgtgatttgagcatatggttttatgctaaatgcagtacctgggagggtttctggacaatatttgtcattgttttgtcattgcccactcccatgttgataagaggggttaaatacttgacaaatctccctttaaggtacattttgaacggataaaaatgtgtgattaatttgggattaaagCTGGAGTAAGCGAGATTGGattatataaatatgatttaaaaaaagttattttcataaaacagtCCTTTACTTGTGTAAATGTTCTGAGCTGGCCTATATCTATACATTTCTAATTAATAATAAGATTATTAGAAGATTCTG
It encodes:
- the sgca gene encoding alpha-sarcoglycan isoform X1 encodes the protein MNYDNSGKPVFQSSVCAVTLFEADAEIKVTIPVGKLFTYEVLRETFQNDFEPLSKLYAGRLYDDPMIFKCNRQNFPDLPEWLRFTQRHPYDNGFLYGTPMSPGKSIIEIYAINKRSYEAARHILVIKATAEKMLPYQAEFFLKLREIEKVLPSAVQDEIKQDLQKMWDTEALEIVNITNALDRGGRVPLPLAGHFEGVYVKVGSEQYFSDCLLRVMTPEHEKQCTEGGKVKVPGGCNFCSIPSNCITWCKTELFDLTKQEPAPPAPTMGSGILEDGGEFDPPESPPSRDFFPDYIVTVIVPLILAIILCILLAYIMFGRREGVTKRNARTNQIQLYHHHTILGNTDELRNMAGDRGAPPPLSTLPMFNSRTGDRAPPMQSDSPSIPLIMAQHDPYSDTLPRK
- the sgca gene encoding alpha-sarcoglycan isoform X2 — its product is MAGCGSWLFFITVCAVTLFEADAEIKVTIPVGKLFTYEVLRETFQNDFEPLSKLYAGRLYDDPMIFKCNRQNFPDLPEWLRFTQRHPYDNGFLYGTPMSPGKSIIEIYAINKRSYEAARHILVIKATAEKMLPYQAEFFLKLREIEKVLPSAVQDEIKQDLQKMWDTEALEIVNITNALDRGGRVPLPLAGHFEGVYVKVGSEQYFSDCLLRVMTPEHEKQCTEGGKVKVPGGCNFCSIPSNCITWCKTELFDLTKQEPAPPAPTMGSGILEDGGEFDPPESPPSRDFFPDYIVTVIVPLILAIILCILLAYIMFGRREGVTKRNARTNQIQLYHHHTILGNTDELRNMAGDRGAPPPLSTLPMFNSRTGDRAPPMQSDSPSIPLIMAQHDPYSDTLPRK